In Spirosoma sp. KUDC1026, the sequence TTTGCTGCTCCCTCAACGACGGTTTGTATGAGGTACTCGAAGAACTATACGACCGGCGGGACAGCTTCGACGAACTCCTGATCGAGACAACCGGCATCGCCGATCCGTCGGGCGTGGCACAACCCTTCCTGACGGTCCCCAGCGTGCAAAAAACGTTCAGTCTGAAACGGGTGGTGTGCCTAGTCGATGCGCAACTCATTGAAGACCAGTTGCGCGACACGGAGGAAGCCATCCGGCAGATTGGGTTCAGCGATGTCATCCTGCTCAATAAAACCGACACGGTTTCGCCCGCTTACGTGCAGCAGCTAACTGAGTTGTTACGTGGGCTGAATCCGTTTGCCCACATTCTCTACGGCGACAAAGACAATTACCCCATCGACGAGTTATTTGCGCTGGAACGAGATACTGAACCGGCTGAACCTGTCGTGCCGCTGTTCCGGCCACTGAGCCCAGCCGCAGCGAATACGTCGGTTCAGCATCACCACCACGTCCATAGTGACATTGTTTCACTGAGCTTCCGGTTTACGGAGCCGTTCGAACTGGCCGATCTTCAGCATCGGCTTACGGCCTTTCTTCTGTTTCAGTCGCAGGGAATTTACCGCGTAAAGGGAATTGTCTCGGCCCGCGATCAGTCTCAGAAAATCATTCTGCAATCGGTCGGCAAGAACCTGGTCATAACGAAGGGCGCCGACTGGCCCGACGGTGAGGAGCGTATCAGCCGGGTCGTGTTCATCGGCAAACTACTTAAACCACAGGGCTTCGAAAAAATGCTGCGGCAGTGTCTGTCAAAACCCTCAACCTGGAACGTAGTAAGTTCCTCGCAACTCCGGTCAACGCCGAAGCTATGAAGTGGATAGCTGGCCTAGAAAATTTTTGTCCTCCCGACGCCAGGAGGGATCTTCGGTAGCGTCTAATTTTCTTGCTCCTACCGAAGATCCCTCCTGCCGTCGGGAGGACAAAAAACTGATTGACGTTTTCTACTACATGGATTTGGTAGGTGCGTCGGCGTCAATCAGATGCTATTCTTTGAGCGTTTTCCAGTCATCGGGAATGACGTTGCTGAACCCACGTAGCTTGTTGAGCGGGTGCTGATTGAGTAGTCATAATCGCTGAGTAGCGCTTGTTGACAGTAGCGACTACTCTAATAACCGACTAGCTGTTCGGCGGTTTTAACCCATAGTCAATAACCAACTGGTCGGAGCGGCAATCGAATACGTATCAATCGCCCTCGTCCCCTACTCAAACTTCGCTTTCAACGTCAGGCCGGGCCAGTCGTCCGTTCGGAAGGGGTTAGCGGGCAGGCCAGCGGAGTTGACCAGATTCGCTTCGATGGGAGAATCAGCCCAGGCGTAACGTACCGCCACCGGCTTCTGCCCGTTGGGGTGATACACGATCACTTTGTTGCCGTCAATCTCCGCTTTGGCGTAGTGAAATAGCTTGTCGGCTCCCGCCACTTCGAAGCCTTTCAGGTACCCGTATTTATCCTTGGCGACCAACCCCTTATCCACTTGGCTGAACGTAACGATCGCCTTGCCGTCCTCGAACGTAACGGATTCGAACATGGGTGAACTGTACGCAATGTTTTGTCCGAAATCCTGCTTCAGCGCCTGGAGCGCCAGCCGGTGGCCTACGTCCTGTTTGTTAGTCGGGTGAATGTCTTTGGGGTTGCCCACGTCGGTGGTGACGGCCATGCCCGTTTTAGGTAGTTTCAGCGTCTGGGTCTGCGCTTCGCGGAGTTCGGCCCAGCCGCTGCCTTTGTTGCTGGATTGATCGGCGCCGTAACTGGCCAGTTGAACAAAATAAAACGAGAAATCGTCGGGCTTGCCGTTCTGCCCCCATTTGGTACGCCAGTCGGTGATCAGCAACGGAAAACTTTGCCGGTACTGATACGCCCGCCCCGCGTTGGATTCGCCCTGGTACCAGAGCGTACCGCGAATAGCGAACGGGATCAGCGGAGCGATCATGCTGTTGTAAATCGTCGTACCAACGTTATTCATGAATTTAGTATAGCTGTGGGGTTCGGCAAAGGCAGGCATCAGCCGCCACTCCCCCGCCAGACTGATTCGATCAGGACCGCTGGCTACGTACAGTTCCGATGGTGATCCCTGCACGCCCATCCCGAACCAGGCCGGTTTGACCACGCTACCGAACTTAACAACCAGCCGGTTCTCGCCGGGCTGCCAGGTATTGGCGGGTAGTTCAATGGTACGTATCCCTTCCAGAACGCCTTCGTTCACGAGTTTTCCGTTGATGTAAACCTGATTGGGGCTATCGTTCTGCGCCAGCCCAAGCGTCGTTGGCTTACCAGCCATATCGGCGGGAATGTCAATCACCCGAGCCATGTAGCCTTCGCCTTTGAAGCCGCGCATGTCTTTCCAGGCCCACTGCCCCAGCGGATCAGCCTTTCGCCAATTGGCAAAGTCGTAATCCGCAGCCAGGTATTTTTTCTCGTCGTCGCGCGTCAGTTGATGAACCGAGCCCAGCAACTGCTTTTTCAGCTTCTGATCCATCAGGCTATCGACTTCAGCCCAGGTTGTAGGCAGGTGCTGCGCGTAGGTACGTAGTTCATCATTTTTCAACATCCCTTCTTTGCTGAGCCAGCCTTCCAACTGCGAACCGCCCCAGGACGAATGCAGCAGCCCGACGGGTACATTCAGTTTTTGGGTCAGTTCGCGGGCGAAGAAGAAGCCAACAGCCGTAAAACCGCCCACTGTTTCGGACGAGCATACTGTCCACTCCCCCTTTTTCAGGTCCTGTTCGGGAGTCAGTGCCAGTTCATGCGCTACGTAAAAGTGTCGAATCTGCGGAAAGTTAGCGTTGCGTTTTTCCGCAGTGTAGTTGTCTGCCTGATCCACCCGGAACTCCATGTTCGATTGCCCGGAGCACAGCCACACCTCACCGATCAATACGTCATGAATGGCCACTTCGCCGGATTTGGCGCGGATTGTCAGGTCATGAGGTCCACCCGCTTCCAGCGGGGCAAACGTCACCAGCCATTTGCCGTCGCTACTCGTTTTGACTTTTCGGTTTTGTCCGGCCAGCGTTACGGTCACCTCCTCCTTCGGACTAGCCCAGCCCCAGACCGGAATGGGTTTCTGGCGTTGCAAGACTACATGATCGGAAAACAAACGGGCGGGCGTAGGT encodes:
- a CDS encoding sialate O-acetylesterase, coding for MNYRFLCCLLLVSTYLLAKPTPARLFSDHVVLQRQKPIPVWGWASPKEEVTVTLAGQNRKVKTSSDGKWLVTFAPLEAGGPHDLTIRAKSGEVAIHDVLIGEVWLCSGQSNMEFRVDQADNYTAEKRNANFPQIRHFYVAHELALTPEQDLKKGEWTVCSSETVGGFTAVGFFFARELTQKLNVPVGLLHSSWGGSQLEGWLSKEGMLKNDELRTYAQHLPTTWAEVDSLMDQKLKKQLLGSVHQLTRDDEKKYLAADYDFANWRKADPLGQWAWKDMRGFKGEGYMARVIDIPADMAGKPTTLGLAQNDSPNQVYINGKLVNEGVLEGIRTIELPANTWQPGENRLVVKFGSVVKPAWFGMGVQGSPSELYVASGPDRISLAGEWRLMPAFAEPHSYTKFMNNVGTTIYNSMIAPLIPFAIRGTLWYQGESNAGRAYQYRQSFPLLITDWRTKWGQNGKPDDFSFYFVQLASYGADQSSNKGSGWAELREAQTQTLKLPKTGMAVTTDVGNPKDIHPTNKQDVGHRLALQALKQDFGQNIAYSSPMFESVTFEDGKAIVTFSQVDKGLVAKDKYGYLKGFEVAGADKLFHYAKAEIDGNKVIVYHPNGQKPVAVRYAWADSPIEANLVNSAGLPANPFRTDDWPGLTLKAKFE
- a CDS encoding CobW family GTP-binding protein, producing the protein MSSTRKPVTILTGFLGAGKTTFLNAVLAARPNTKFAIIENEFGEEGIDGELVVQANTDVVEMANGCICCSLNDGLYEVLEELYDRRDSFDELLIETTGIADPSGVAQPFLTVPSVQKTFSLKRVVCLVDAQLIEDQLRDTEEAIRQIGFSDVILLNKTDTVSPAYVQQLTELLRGLNPFAHILYGDKDNYPIDELFALERDTEPAEPVVPLFRPLSPAAANTSVQHHHHVHSDIVSLSFRFTEPFELADLQHRLTAFLLFQSQGIYRVKGIVSARDQSQKIILQSVGKNLVITKGADWPDGEERISRVVFIGKLLKPQGFEKMLRQCLSKPSTWNVVSSSQLRSTPKL